The following is a genomic window from Bacteroidota bacterium.
CCGGCCTTCACAACCTGAATCTGCCCAAAGTAATATCAGTGGCAAGGGAAATCGCGGAAATAGACCCCTTTCTTAAAGTTAATTGCTATCACGAAGGCATTACGGAAGAAAACATTAATGACTTCCTGCTTAAAGATGGGAAACTTGACATTCTGATAGATGAGTGCGACGGTTTGTATGTAAAAATTCTTTGCCGACAAAAAGCCAAACAGCTTGGCATACCCGTAGTTATGGAAGCGAGTGACAGGGGAACAATTGATGTAGAACGATTTGACCTGGAGCCAACTCGACCAATTCTGCATGGTTTTATTGATCATCTTGATCTAAGCAAAGTAAAGGAAGCAAAAACAAATGAGCAAAAAGTACCGTATTTATTACCAATAGCTGGTGAGGCGACTCTTTCTCATCGCTTCAAAGCATCAATGCTTGAAATAGAACAAACCGTAACAACATGGCCTCAACTAGCCTCTGCTGTCACATTGGGAGGAGGTATTACCGCCGATGTTTGCCGGAGAATTGCTTTAAATCAGTTTCATGACTCCGGAAGATACTTTGTAGATATTGAAGAAGCTATTTGTGATAAGAAAAAAGAAAAAACAGAAGAAAAACCACTCGACATAAAACCACCTCTTAGTAAGGAAGAGATGAAAGCTCTTATTCAAAATTATAGTACCCCTTTAATCAACGACCAAATTGATTTAAAAAAAGAAACTGTTGAAATTCTCGTACATGCTGCAATACTTGCCCCAAGCGGAGCGAACAGTCAAACCTGGCAATGGGTGTATCAAAATAGTTGTCTTTATTTGTTTCTGGAAAATCAATATGACGCTGCCCTATTAGATTATAAACATACAACTACTATAATGGGTTTGGGGTCAGCAACTGAAAACTTGATTATAAAAGCTCATGAACTAGGCATAGAAGTGATGGTAGAACAACCACATTTGGATGAAAAAAGTATTCTGATTAGTGTATTTCGCTTTTTCAATCACACAAAAGTCGACCTTAAAACTGAACCCCATATTTGTGATGATCTTGTGAAAAGCATTCCTCATCGTATGACCAATAGAAATATTGAGCAGAAAAGACATTTAATTGACAAGGAAACGCTTGCATACATACGCACCTTAGCCTGTAGCATCCCTGGTGCAGACCTGAAAATAATTGATGATGAAAAGAATTTACTTGAAATTGGAGAAGTGATTGCCAAAATGGATCGGATAAGAGTTATGCATGAAGGAGGGCATATGGATTTCAGAGCAGAATGTCGTTGGACAATTGAAGAAGTTGAGCAAACAAAAAATGGCATTGATGTTTTACGAGCTACGGATTTGACACCTTCAGAATTGGCAGGCTTTCAGATGATAAAAAATTGGCATGTGGTTAAACTACTTAATGATTGGGGAGGAGGAAGAGGACTTGAAAAAGTTGCCAGAAAACAAATACAATGTGCATCAGCAGTTGGATTAATTACAATGCCGGCCTTTGATTGCAAGAATTTTTATGATGGGGGAAGAGCCTTACAGCGAATATGGCTTGGAGCCACTAAGGAAAATATTTGTGTTCATCCTACATCAATCGCCACTCTCACATTCAATGCTTTTGTTCACAGCGGCGAACACCTTTTTCCTGAAAAGATGCGTAATGAAATAAAAGAATTGCGTCAGCAGTTTTGTGATCTGTTTTCAATAACAAAACCTATTGGAGAAGTTTTATTGCTTAGATTCTTTAAATCCGGCCCTCCAAAAGGAAGATCTTTAAGATACCCATTGGGTCAGATTCTTCATTTTACTTAACTTTTTTTGTACAAAATTAGTTGCAATATATATGATACGAATCAGGGCCTTCAGATCAATAGACGAACTTAAAACATGTGAAGCATATTTAGAAGGGCATCGGAAAGTATTGACAGATTATAATATTACTCAAATAACCACCAATACCAATGAGTGGTTTTACAATCCTTCAGTATATGGAATAGTCGTTGAATCGATGGATTGCAAAGAAGTTTATGGAGGCACCCGAATTCAGGTAAAAGAATCTAATATTTTACTGCCTTTTGAGGAAGCCATTTTGGAGTTGGATAACAAAGTATTGACGACTGTAGAAGAATATTCCAAAACAGGGACAGGCGAGCTCTGCGGATTATGGAATTCGCGAAAAATGTCTGGAAAAGGCTATAGTGTGCTTCTTACCAGGGCTGCTATTGCAAGGGCAAGTCTTGTTCTGGCTGAACGATTAAAATTAAAATCCATATTTGTTTTATGTGGACCATATACAGTACAACTGGCAAAAAGCATGGGATTTGTTCCAGAAGAATCTTTAGGAAATAATGGTACTTTTATTTATCCAAGACCTGATTTAATTGCATCATTATTAGTGATAAAAGATATGGAACATCTGAAATCAGCTGATCCTAATCAGAGAAAAGATATTCTCAGTTTAAGACATAATCCGAAACAAACAAGAATTGAAATGGGACCAAAGGGGGAAATTGAAGTGGAATATGATTTACGAATTTCCAGTATTGAAGATATTAATTCCAAAATATAAGCAACAAACCATGAAACAGAATTGCCACATAAAAAAAATATTGAGCGCATTCTTTGTTTTTCTTTTCACATTTTCATACGGCTCTCCCGTAGAATTTAAAACAATAGAAGATGTAGTCAACATAGGCGGTTCTATTGAAATATTAGAAGACAGAACAAATATGTTAACTATTAACGAAGTTATGCTATCAAATGATTTCAAAAAAAGTAATCAAGAGGTGCCAAATCTAAGCATATCCCCATATACTTACTGGGTTAAAATTCAAATCCAGAATTTAACTGATATTGAATCGTTGTTAATTAATCTATCACATCCAATTATTGACGAGGTAGAATTCTATAATATCTTACCAAACAACAGATATATTGTTGAAAAACTTGGCGAATACAAGTCCTTTAACGAAAGAAAATATAATCATCAAGATTATATTTTCGACATATCAATCCCAAAAAATGAAATCAGAACATATTACATTAAAATAAGAAGTGGCGACCAGATTGAAGTCCCCCTATTACTTGGCGCTCCAAAAGCAATATTCGAGTCACTCTTCCGTAAAGATTTTTATTTTGGCATATATAGCGGCATCATCTTGGTGATGTGTCTATATAATTTATTCATATTTATTGTAGTTCGTGATAAAAGCTACCTACTCTATGTAATATATGGCTTACTTGTGGGACTGACTCAGGCTTGTATTCATGGATATGCTTTTAAGTATTTATGGCCAAATGCTCCATCATTTGCTATTCAAAGTATGCAAATTGTTCCTGCTATCGCAGGAATTGCTCTTATAGAGTTTGCAAAACTATTCCTTTTAACGAAGCAATACACCCCGATCTTGCATAAAGTATTCTATGCGTTGATATTTATTTACGCTATAAGTATTGTTCTTAGCCTGTTAAAAATATTTAATTTAAGTCAACAATTAGTACAAACAACGGCCCTTTTATTATCATTATATTTATTATACGTTGCTTCAAGAATTGCTAAAAAGGGATATAGGCCCGCTATATTCTTTTTAGTTGCATGGTCACTCTTTCTAATTTGCGTTTGCATTTTTGTTCTACAAACTGCATTTAGTATAGTTCCCTCTACAAGCTTTGGGTCAAATACACTGATAGTCGGATCGGCAATTGAAGTTATTTTGCTTTCCTTCGCACTTGCTGACAGAATTAACAATTTGAAAAAGGAAAACGAAAAAATGATTACCGAACAAAACATCATACTCGAATCAAAAGTAAAAGAGCGCACCTTTCAATTGGAAACATCCAATAAGGAATTGAAAGAAACCCAGACTCAACTGGTAAGTGTCGAGAAAATGGCATCGCTTGGTCAATTGACCGCCGGCATTGCCCATGAAATAAACAATCCGATCAATTTTGTAATTTCAAACATTAAACCTTTAAGAAGAGATGTGGAAGAAATTTTGCAGGTATTAGCCAAGTATGGTGAAATAACAAATGACACTGATCTAAAAGAAAAGCTGAAAGAAATTGATGCCCTGAAACAAACGCTGGATACGGACTATGTAATAGAGGAAATTAATTTATTGCTGAAAGGAATTGATGAAGGTGCCTTTCGTACTTCAGAAATAGTGAAGGGATTACAAAGCTTTTCGCGGCTGGACGAAAGTGATCTTAAAAGAGTGAATATTCATGAAGGCATTGACGCTACACTAATTCTTCTGAACAATAATATTGTACGGGAGAAAATTCAAATAATAAAAGACTACGACAAAGCGCTTCCCCAGATCGAATGCTATCCGGGTAAATTAAACCAGGTATTCATGAATATTATCAATAACGCGATACAAGCACTGGCGGCCCAAAAGAACAGACAAATCGGGGAAGGAAAAATCATTATACAAACAAAAACCGAAGGCAATAATGTAGTCATCAGCATTAAAGACAATGGCATTGGAATTCCCGAAAAAATAAAAAGCAATATCTTTGAACCGTTTTTCACAACCAAGGATGTGGGCTCTGGTACAGGATTAGGATTATCAATTGTGTTTGGAATAATACAAAGTCATAAAGGAAATATTAAAGTTGAATCAGAAGAAGGTAAAGGCGCTGAATTTATAATTACTTTACCTATTGTACATTCATAAACAAGAACTATGAAATAGCCATCACGCCAAAAAGCGTCACAAACCGAAACTAAACCACTATGGACTGAAATGCCATAGGTTGAGATAAAGAAAGAATGAACTTTACGCAATACTAAATAAAAAATGCTCTGTGGTTCTCTGTGTAACAAAAAAATTACACAGAGAAAAAGGAGTTTCACAGAGAACCACAGAGAAAGTAATGTTTTTAAAAACTGAAAGTCTTGCACTGAAATTGCATAGTTTCAACTAACGAATGAACATGCTGCCGTAGCAATTGCAATGGCAGACCTTAAAAAATTAAAATTATATACAAATGCAAGAAACAAAAATAAAAGTACTTTATGTAGATGATGAAGCCAATAACCTGATATCATTTAAAGCCAATTACAGAAAATTTTATGATATCCACACTGCCGGATCAGCGGAAGAAGCAAGAAAAATTCTACGCAGCAATGACATACATATAATCATTACCGACCAGCTCATGCCCAATACCACTGGCGTACAATTTCTTGAATCAATTATAGAGGAACATCCCTACCCGATGAGAATGATCCTTTCGGCGTACGCTGATATAGAAGCTGTTATTGAAGCGGTAAACAAAGGTCAGATATACAAGTATATCATGAAACCCTTTCAGGCGGAGGAGTTAAAAAAAACAATTGATAATGCTTACAGCCATTATGCCTTCCGAAAAAACGACAAGAAACTGCTGGATAAGTATAGAAAAATATTTGAAGAATCGAATGAAGCATTTTTTATTGTTGACAAAGAAGGGTATTTCACCGAATTGAATCAGGCCGGATTTAATTTATTAAAGATACCTGTAAATGACCTTTATAGTATTCGTATCAGTGAATTATACCGGGATGAAAATGAATTAAATTCTACAAGATATCATTTTTCAAAAAACAATTATGTTCTGGACCTCCCGCTTAAATTCCGGGATATGAAAAATAACCCGATCGAAGTTTTAGTATCCTTCAACACGATCTTTGACACCAAAGGCCAGATTATAGGTCACCAGGGAATAATAAGAGACATTACGAAACAGAAGGAAACAGAAAATCTGGTTATCCGGACCATTGTTGAAACGCAGGAATCAGAGCGTACCAGGATAGCCAAAGATATTCATGATAGTATTGGCCAACAGCTTTCCGCTATAAAATTTTACCTTAGCACATTGGCCGAAACCAATGAAGTTTTTAAAAACAACCTGTTACTTTCGAAATCAACCACTGCTTTAACTTCTGTACTCTCCGATCTTCGCGGCATTTGTTTTAACCTTATGCCCAACACAATTGAAACATTCGGCTTAATAGAAACAATTAATCAATTATGCAGACAAAACCAATCTGAAGGCTTGCTCGAATTTAAAGTTAATTCCCAGCCCGATTTTCCCGCTTTAAACAAATTACTTGAAATTTCAATTTTCAGGATCGTCCAGGAATTTATCAGTAATGCCGTAAAGCATGGTAAAGCCACCAAAATATCAATGTTATTTGAATACGAATCGGGCAAAATACGAATTATGCTTAAGGATAATGGCAAAGGATTTGAGATCGATAAAGCAAATTCATTAACCGGAATGGGGCTGAAAAATGTATATTCCCGGATCCAATCCTATAACGGTGAAATAAAAATAAACAGTACTCTTCAAAAAGGCACCGAATTCATTATATTTATACCCATAAATACACTGTTACTGGCCAAAGAACAAATCAGGATTCAAAACAATAAATAAATAAACATATATATCATGCGACCAAATACATTAAGTGAAAATATCCCCTCCCCTGTTCAGGTAAAAAATACCGTGTTACAGGAAAATGTAAGGGTACTCATCGTTGATGATCATCAAATGATCCGCGATGGCATACGCACTATGCTTGAATCAAAAACCGATACCTGCCGCTTTATCATAAGTGAAGCTGAAAGCGGAGAAGATGCGATCGTAAAAGTGCAAAAAAATGATTATGATATTATTTTAATGGATTACCAATTGCCCGGTATTAACGGGGCGGCAACAGTTTATAATTTGTTGCTCTATAAACCTCACCTGAAGATACTTGCCCTGTCGAATTATGATGAATACAGTTATATCAGGAAGATCGTTGATTCAGGGGCTAAGGGATATATTCTCAAAGATATAGGTCCTACCGAGTTGTATACAGCTATTGCGACTATATTAAGCGGTAAACCTTATTACTCAAATGATGTGGCTCTGAAACTGATCCATCACAAGACAGCTGACGCAAAGCTGAGGTACAGAGGAGTGTCTCTAAGTAAGCGTGAAATCCAGGTGCTGAAGGGTATTGCGAATGAAAAATCAAATGAAGAAATAGCAAAAAAATTAAATATTGCCAAAAGAACTGTGGATTCGCATCGCCAGAACCTCATAAATAAATTAGGGGTTAAAAACACCGTTGGCCTCGTGAAATTAGCTCTTGAACTTAAACTGATCTGATCCCTTCTTTTACCATGTCTATAACTACTGCGCAGGTACTTGATGCCTTAAAAAATGTAGATGATCCTGATCTGAAAAAAGACATTGTTACCCTTGGCATGGTAAGAGATCTTACCATCGAAGGGAAGAAAGTGAACTTTACTGTGATGCTTACAACACCCGCCTGTCCTATGAAGGAGATGATTCATAAGGCCAGCGTAAATGCTATCTTACATTTTGTTGATAAGGAAGCGATGGTAAATGTAAAAATGGATTCCGATGTTACTTCCCGCAGAAAAGATAAAACAGCTTTGCCCGGGGTAAAAAATATTATCGCTGTGGCTTCCGGCAAAGGCGGTGTGGGCAAATCGACTATTGCTGCCAACCTGGCTGTTGCACTTGCCAGACAAGGAGCCAAAGTAGGGCTGGTGGATGCTGACATTTACGGCCCCTCTATTCCGATCATGTTCGATGTGGTAAATGAACGACCACCCGTAAAAAGCATTGAAGGGGTAAGTAAAATGATCCCTGTTGAAAATTATGGTGTAAAACTAAACTCCATAGGTTTCATGGCTTCTCCCGATCAGGCGGTTCCATGGCGCGGTCCTATGGCTAGCAAAGCATTGAATGAGATCATACATAAAACACAATGGGGTGAAATCGATTACCTCATCATCGACCTTCCTCCCGGTACAGGAGACATCCACCTTACAATTGTAACAACTGTCCCGGTTACAGGTGCCGTGATAGTAAGTTCTCCCCAGCTAGTAGCTTTGGCGGATGCCCAACGCGCTGTGAGCATGTTTCGTTTACCGCAGGTAAATGTGCCTGTGTTAGGTATCGTTGAAAACATGGCTTACTTCACTCCCGCTGAACTGCCGGATAAAAGGTATTATATTTTCGGCAAGGACGGAGCGAAGAATATGGCAGCAAAACTGGGAGTTCCGGTGTTAGGACAGATACCGCTTGTACAAAGTATTTGCGAAGCCGGTGATGCCGGACGGCCTGTTGTACTGCAGGAAAACACACCACAGGCTATTGCCTTCATGGAACTCGCAAGGTCAGTGGCACAGCAAATTGCAATTACTAATGCACCGCAAGTGGCACAACAGGTTTAAAATTGTAGATCAGTGCAGCTATAATGCCGATCGAAAGGAGAATATAATTTTTAATTGGACTAAATTACAGCAGCGGTATTATATAAATGAGCGATACAGAATTAAATAAAAGAGTTGAAGAAGCTTTAAATCAGATCAGGCCCTATCTTGAAGCCGATGGAGGAAACGTATCGCTGATTGAAGTTACAGAGAACATGGTAGTGAAACTTAAACTATTGGGGGCCTGTAAAAATTGTTCAATGAGCATGATGACCCTGAAAGCCGGTATTGAAGAAACCATTAAGCGTGCTATTCCCGAAATAATATCTGTAGAGGCGGTCAGTTCTGTAGAGGAAGCCCGGGCCTGAATCCGCGGCTTAAACCGTCATAACTTCTTTTTCCTTCGCCTCCAAATGCTTATCAGCCTTTACGCCATAGCTATCTGTAAGTTGCTGCACTTTTGTCTCGCCCTCTTTTGCTTCATCCTCGGGCAAGCCGTTGGCCTTCAGTTTTTTTATTGAATCATTCGCATCCTTTCGGATGGTCCGCAAAGTAACCTTACAATCCTCACCTACTGTTTTTGCTTTTTTCACAAGGTCTTTACGCCTTTCCTCGGTTAATGAAGGTACATTTATGCGAATAACACTTCCGTCGTTCTGAGGATTCAGGTTGAGGTTAGCATCGATAATAGCCTTCGAAATGGGCTCCAGCATTGACTTCTCCCAGGGCTGCACAATGAGGGTGCGGGCATCGAGTGTGTTAACGTTAGCCGTTTGATTTAACGGCATTTTAGTTCCATAGTAATCAACCATTACAGCGTCCAGCATTGAGGGACTGGCTTTTCCGGCCCTTACTTTTGTAAGTTCACTTTCAAGGTGCGTAATGGCCTTTTCCATAAGCTGCTTCGCAGCATCTAAACAAGCCTGAACTTTAGGATCCATAAGAGATTAAGGATTTAGAACGGTTCGACTTCGCTCACCGCAGGTTTATGATTTGTTATTTAATTGATAAGGTTTCGATAAAGTTAAATGTTGTTTTATGAATATGCAAATCGGGGTTGAACTACTTCTTTACATACAATATTAGTTCGCATAATACCAATTTTACAGATACACAAAAACACGAAAAAATATACAAATAAAAAAGAACGCCGATGGTATTTAAAACTCAACCAACGTGCCTACCCGCTCGCCCAACACTACTTTCTTCAGGTTGCCCGGCTTGTTCATGTCGAATACAATGATGGGCAATTTATTTTCATTGCATAGCGTAAAGGCGGTCATATCCATCACTTCAAGGCCTTTTTGATACACTTCATTAAATGTGATGGTATCGTACTTCTTCGCTGTTTTATCCTTCTCGGGGTCTGCATTATAAATTCCGTCTACCCGGGTACCTTTTAATATCACTTCGGCCTGAACTTCAATAGCCCGC
Proteins encoded in this region:
- a CDS encoding Rv1355c family protein — encoded protein: MKHQLEKLIKQNKSGKEIFQPSFYRLNDPAGSDALKNLITAVPEINVFDEILGQVEEYVKSTNPKIVFSKSELTEAAKKHIGSIPYEEYGVWVYYPWSKRLVHMLDEKEFVEVRTNRNMYKITPQEKAVLATKRIGVIGLSVGQSVSLTIAMERSCGELRLADYDILELSNYNRIRTGLHNLNLPKVISVAREIAEIDPFLKVNCYHEGITEENINDFLLKDGKLDILIDECDGLYVKILCRQKAKQLGIPVVMEASDRGTIDVERFDLEPTRPILHGFIDHLDLSKVKEAKTNEQKVPYLLPIAGEATLSHRFKASMLEIEQTVTTWPQLASAVTLGGGITADVCRRIALNQFHDSGRYFVDIEEAICDKKKEKTEEKPLDIKPPLSKEEMKALIQNYSTPLINDQIDLKKETVEILVHAAILAPSGANSQTWQWVYQNSCLYLFLENQYDAALLDYKHTTTIMGLGSATENLIIKAHELGIEVMVEQPHLDEKSILISVFRFFNHTKVDLKTEPHICDDLVKSIPHRMTNRNIEQKRHLIDKETLAYIRTLACSIPGADLKIIDDEKNLLEIGEVIAKMDRIRVMHEGGHMDFRAECRWTIEEVEQTKNGIDVLRATDLTPSELAGFQMIKNWHVVKLLNDWGGGRGLEKVARKQIQCASAVGLITMPAFDCKNFYDGGRALQRIWLGATKENICVHPTSIATLTFNAFVHSGEHLFPEKMRNEIKELRQQFCDLFSITKPIGEVLLLRFFKSGPPKGRSLRYPLGQILHFT
- a CDS encoding GHKL domain-containing protein — translated: MIYEFPVLKILIPKYKQQTMKQNCHIKKILSAFFVFLFTFSYGSPVEFKTIEDVVNIGGSIEILEDRTNMLTINEVMLSNDFKKSNQEVPNLSISPYTYWVKIQIQNLTDIESLLINLSHPIIDEVEFYNILPNNRYIVEKLGEYKSFNERKYNHQDYIFDISIPKNEIRTYYIKIRSGDQIEVPLLLGAPKAIFESLFRKDFYFGIYSGIILVMCLYNLFIFIVVRDKSYLLYVIYGLLVGLTQACIHGYAFKYLWPNAPSFAIQSMQIVPAIAGIALIEFAKLFLLTKQYTPILHKVFYALIFIYAISIVLSLLKIFNLSQQLVQTTALLLSLYLLYVASRIAKKGYRPAIFFLVAWSLFLICVCIFVLQTAFSIVPSTSFGSNTLIVGSAIEVILLSFALADRINNLKKENEKMITEQNIILESKVKERTFQLETSNKELKETQTQLVSVEKMASLGQLTAGIAHEINNPINFVISNIKPLRRDVEEILQVLAKYGEITNDTDLKEKLKEIDALKQTLDTDYVIEEINLLLKGIDEGAFRTSEIVKGLQSFSRLDESDLKRVNIHEGIDATLILLNNNIVREKIQIIKDYDKALPQIECYPGKLNQVFMNIINNAIQALAAQKNRQIGEGKIIIQTKTEGNNVVISIKDNGIGIPEKIKSNIFEPFFTTKDVGSGTGLGLSIVFGIIQSHKGNIKVESEEGKGAEFIITLPIVHS
- a CDS encoding response regulator, producing MQETKIKVLYVDDEANNLISFKANYRKFYDIHTAGSAEEARKILRSNDIHIIITDQLMPNTTGVQFLESIIEEHPYPMRMILSAYADIEAVIEAVNKGQIYKYIMKPFQAEELKKTIDNAYSHYAFRKNDKKLLDKYRKIFEESNEAFFIVDKEGYFTELNQAGFNLLKIPVNDLYSIRISELYRDENELNSTRYHFSKNNYVLDLPLKFRDMKNNPIEVLVSFNTIFDTKGQIIGHQGIIRDITKQKETENLVIRTIVETQESERTRIAKDIHDSIGQQLSAIKFYLSTLAETNEVFKNNLLLSKSTTALTSVLSDLRGICFNLMPNTIETFGLIETINQLCRQNQSEGLLEFKVNSQPDFPALNKLLEISIFRIVQEFISNAVKHGKATKISMLFEYESGKIRIMLKDNGKGFEIDKANSLTGMGLKNVYSRIQSYNGEIKINSTLQKGTEFIIFIPINTLLLAKEQIRIQNNK
- a CDS encoding response regulator transcription factor, whose protein sequence is MRPNTLSENIPSPVQVKNTVLQENVRVLIVDDHQMIRDGIRTMLESKTDTCRFIISEAESGEDAIVKVQKNDYDIILMDYQLPGINGAATVYNLLLYKPHLKILALSNYDEYSYIRKIVDSGAKGYILKDIGPTELYTAIATILSGKPYYSNDVALKLIHHKTADAKLRYRGVSLSKREIQVLKGIANEKSNEEIAKKLNIAKRTVDSHRQNLINKLGVKNTVGLVKLALELKLI
- a CDS encoding Mrp/NBP35 family ATP-binding protein; amino-acid sequence: MSITTAQVLDALKNVDDPDLKKDIVTLGMVRDLTIEGKKVNFTVMLTTPACPMKEMIHKASVNAILHFVDKEAMVNVKMDSDVTSRRKDKTALPGVKNIIAVASGKGGVGKSTIAANLAVALARQGAKVGLVDADIYGPSIPIMFDVVNERPPVKSIEGVSKMIPVENYGVKLNSIGFMASPDQAVPWRGPMASKALNEIIHKTQWGEIDYLIIDLPPGTGDIHLTIVTTVPVTGAVIVSSPQLVALADAQRAVSMFRLPQVNVPVLGIVENMAYFTPAELPDKRYYIFGKDGAKNMAAKLGVPVLGQIPLVQSICEAGDAGRPVVLQENTPQAIAFMELARSVAQQIAITNAPQVAQQV
- a CDS encoding NifU family protein; protein product: MSDTELNKRVEEALNQIRPYLEADGGNVSLIEVTENMVVKLKLLGACKNCSMSMMTLKAGIEETIKRAIPEIISVEAVSSVEEARA
- the frr gene encoding ribosome recycling factor; translated protein: MDPKVQACLDAAKQLMEKAITHLESELTKVRAGKASPSMLDAVMVDYYGTKMPLNQTANVNTLDARTLIVQPWEKSMLEPISKAIIDANLNLNPQNDGSVIRINVPSLTEERRKDLVKKAKTVGEDCKVTLRTIRKDANDSIKKLKANGLPEDEAKEGETKVQQLTDSYGVKADKHLEAKEKEVMTV